Within Actinoplanes sp. L3-i22, the genomic segment GACGATGACCCGGCCGAGCGCGTGCACCAGGTCGGCGGTCAGATGCGGGCGGGCGGTGTGGCCGCCGGGGCCGTTGAGCGTGACCTTGACCGTGTCCGCGGCGGCGGTGAACGGGCCGGAGCGGACCCCGACCAGGCCGGCCGGCAGCTGCGGGTAGCAGTGCAGCGCGTAGATCGCGGCGACGTCCTTGAGCCCGCCGGCGGCGATCACCTCGGGCGCGCCGGACGGGATCGCCTCCTCGCCGGGCTGGAACAGCAGCCGCACCCGGCCGGGCAGCTCGCCCTGCTCGTTGAGCTGGGCCAGGGCCAGGCCGAGGCCGAGCAGGATGGTGGTGTGCACGTCGTGGCCGCAGGCGTGCGCGACCTTCTCCACGGTGCTCCGGTACGGCACGTCCTTGAGGTCGTGCAGGGGCAGCGCGTCCAGGTCGGCACGGAAGGCGATCACCTCGTCGCCCTCGCCGATGTCGCAGATCACGCCGTTGCCGCGGGGCATCAGGCGCGGCGCCAGGCCGGCCAGGGTCAGCTCCCGGGCGACCAGCGCGGCCGTCTCGAACTCGGAGTGTGACCGCTCCGGGTGGGCATGGATGTGCCGACGGAGCGCTACCAGCTCGGCTCCCCGGGCGGCGAGCCAGCGGTCGAGCCGGCCGGGCAGGGGGTCGGCACCGGGCAGGGGCGCCGGCCACGCCGTATCGGCACCCTCGGGCGCCGTCAGAGCAGTAGTCACGTCGACTTCCAGATCAATCTCGTGTTTCGTCGGATTTTGCGACGCGCGACAGCTTAATCCGATTTTGGTCACGCTGTGTAACGGTCGGGTAAACATGGCCGGCCCCGGTGGTGCGGTGCTGCGGACGGTTCGCCGCGGCCCACGGGAGATCGTCCCGGGCCGTCAACTCCATCAACGGGTAGCGAATCGCGGAGGTGACGCGACACACCACGCGTACGTTTTGCAGCCTGACAGGCCGATGGTCGGCCCGCATCCCGTGCGGTTTTGTGACAGACCTCACTCACCGTCGCACGCGGGCGCAACACCATCATCCTCAACCGTAGGACCACGATGGTCCCAGCGGTGGCCTTTTCGGTTCGGCGGCGTCCACCGTCGGCCACTCCGCCACTACCCTCGGTCGTTTCCCGATGAACAGTCCGGTCGCGACTTTCGTTGCGGGAGGCGAGCGGGCAAGATAGCTGCGTTGGCCCGGCCCCCTAGACCCCCTCGGTGGCATCCTCAGTGACTCAGATTCCGACGTGGAGCAGCGGCGACGCGGCTTCCCTAGGTGGACGCGCTGCCCCCGGCACCCTGATCGGCGGGCGGTACACGCTGCGCGCCGCAGTGGGTCATGGCGGCATGGGCACGGTCTGGCGCGCGGCGGACACGCTGCTGCGCCGCGACGTGGCGATCAAGGAGGTCATCCTCCCGCCCGGCCTGGCCCCCAGCGACCGCGACTCGATGTATGAGCGGACCATGCGCGAGGCCCGGGCCGCGGCCGCGTTGCAGCACCCCGCGGTCGTCCAGGTCTACGACGTCGTCCACGAGAACGGCCGGCCCTGGATCGTGATGGAGCTGCTGGACGCGCGCAGCCTCGCCGACATGGTGATCGAGGACGGGCCGGTCTCGGCCCGTGTCGTCGCCAAGATCGGCATCGCCCTGCTCGGCGCGCTCGAGGTCGCCCACGCGCACGGCGTGCTGCACCGCGACGTCAAGCCGGCCAACGTGCTGATCTGCAACGACGGTCGCTGCGTGCTGACCGACTTCGGCGTCGCGCGGATGCCCACCGACATTCAGCTGACCACGCCGGGCATGGTGCTCGGCTCGCCGCACTTCATCTCCCCCGAGCGGGCCATGGGGCAGGACTTCGGGCCGCCCAGCGACCTGTTCTCGCTCGGTGTGACGCTCTACACGGCGATCGAGGGCCGGCCCCCGTTCGACAAGGGCGACCCGATCGAGACCATGCACGCGGTGGTCGAGGACCCGCCCGCCCCGGTGCAGCGGGCCGGCTCGCTCACCCCGGTGCTGATGGGCCTGCTGGAGAAGAACCCGGCCCAGCGGATGGACGTGCAGACCGCGCGCACCATCCTGCGGCAGCAGCTGGCCGGCGTGCTGGCCAGCAAGGCGCCGCCGCACATGATGACCGACCCCTACTCGGTCGTCCCGGCCACGCGCCCGGTGTCGCCGCCGCCCGCGGCCGAGACCCAGGCGATCCCGCCGCAGCCGTCGGGCCAGATCGGCGGCCGGGCGATGCTCTCGGCCGGCGAGTCGCTCACCGACCACCTGACCAAGCTCGAGCAGCAGAACTCGGGTGGCGGCCGCCGGCGCGCCCCGGAGCCGGCCGACGCCGGTTACCCGACCGGCATGCTGCCGGCCCACAAGATCCCGCAGCCGACCGGGCCGACCAGCGTCATCCCGCCGCAGAGCGCGTGGCAGCAGCAGAACGCCCGGCCGGGCACCGTGGTGACCAGCCCGGCCGCGAAACGCCGGATGGCGCTGGAGAACGTGACCCGGACGGTCAAGGACACCAGCGGCCGGGCGATGGCGACGTTCCAGGGCTGGCCGCGGAACAAGCAGCTGGCGGTCGGCGGTGGCGGCGTGGCCGCGCTGCTGGCGATCATCCTGATCTTCTCGCTGACCGGTGGCGGCGACAAGGACCAGCCGCAGGCGCAGACCCCGGTCGGCGACGCGCAGTCGAGCGCTCCGGCCGCCTCGGGTGACGTGCAGACCCAGGCGTACAAGGGCAACAAGGCGATCTCGGTCAACGTCCCGGCCGGCTGGAAGCGGACCGCGGGCGGGTCGTACGTCGACTACATCGACCCGGCCGACAAGCTGCGCAAGGTGCGGGTGCTGGCCGAGGCGGGCAAGGCGACGCCGGAGAAGTTCGTCACCAGCAACGCGCCGACCGGGCTGAAGAAGTCGGCGAACTGCCCGAGCCCGTTCAAGTCGATCGGGACCAACACCGACGTGCAGATGGCCGGGCGGCCCGCCGCCGAGCTGGAGTACACCTGCGGCACCGGCGACACCGCGCGGCACGGCATCTGGCGGATGACCCAGGTCGACGGGACGATGTACTCGTTCTTCCTGACCACTCCGGCGGCCGAGTTCGACGACAGCAAGAAGTATTTCGACGCCATGGCGGAGAGCTTCCAGCTCAACCTGTGACGGCTCTGTGCTATCAATCCGTAATGGCACCAGAAGTTGATATTGATTTGAGGGCGACGGCCGAGGCCTGGCTCGCGGACGATCCCGATCCGGTGAGCCGGGCCGAGTTGCGTGAGCTGATCGACGGGCTGCCGGCCACCGCCGGGGAGCTGCGCGACCGGTTCGCCGGTCCCCTCACCTTCGGCACCGCCGGCCTGCGCGGGCGGTTGCGGGCCGGGCCGAACGGGATGAACCTCGCGGTGGTCACCCGGGCCGCGGCCGGTCTGGTGACCTGGCTGGCCGAGCAGAACGGCGACGGCCCCCTGGTGATCGGGTATGACGCCCGGCACGGCTCGCTGGAGTTCGCCGAGCAGACCGCCCGGGTGGCGACCGGCGCCGGGCGCGCGGCGCTGCTGATGCCCGGGGTGCTGCCGACCCCGGTGCTGGCCTACGCGGTGCGCGCGCTGGACGCGGTGGCCGGCGTGATGGTGACGGCCAGCCACAACCCGCCGCAGGACAACGGCTACAAGGTCTATCTCGGCGCCCGACTGGGCGGTCCGGCCGGCTCCGGCGCGCAGATCGTGCCGCCGGCCGACGCCGGCATCGAGGCCGCCATCCGCGCGGTCGCCAGCGCCGCGTCGGTCCCGCTGGGCGACGCGGGCACGGTTCTGGATCAGAAGATCATTGCGGGGTACGTCGACAGCGCCGCCGCCGTCCTCACCCGGAACGGCCCCCGCGACCTGGCCGTGGCCTACACCCCGCTGCACGGCGTCGGCGGGGAGACCCTGGTCGCCGCGTTCGCCGCGGCCGGCTTCGCCACCCCGGCCGTGGTCGCCGACCAGGCGGAGCCGGACCCGGAGTTCCCGACCGTCACGTTCCCCAACCCGGAGGAGCCGGGCGCGATGGACCACCTGGTCGCGCTGGCCGGCTCGACCGGGGCGGACCTGGCGATCGCCAACGACCCGGACGCGGACCGCTGCGCGGTGGCGATCCCCGGGGCGGGCGGCGCCTGGCGGCCGTTGCGCGGGGACGAGCTCGGGGTGCTGCTCGCCGATCACCTGATCCGGCGCGGGACGCCCGGGACGTACGCCACCACGATCGTCTCGTCGTCGCTGCTGGGTCGTCTGTGCGCGGCGCGCGGCGTGCCCTACGCGGAGACCCTGACCGGCTTCAAGTGGATCGTCCGGGCCGCCGAGGAGCTCGCCTTCGGCTACGAGGAGGCGCTCGGCTACTGCGTCGCCCCGGCCATGGTGCGCGACAAGGACGGCATCACCGCCGCGCTGACCGTCGCGGAGCTGGCCGCCGGGCTCAAGGCCGAGGGGCGCACGCTCGGCGACCGGCTGGACGAGCTGGCGGTCGAGTTCGGGGTGCACGCCACCGACCAGCTCTCGGTCCGGGTGGACGACCTGGCCGAGATCGGCGCGGCGATGACCCGGGCGCGGCAGGACCCGCCGGCCGCGCTGCTCGGCACCGCGCTGACCGAGGTCACCGACCTGCTCCCGGCGAACGACGTGCTCACGTTCCGGACCGGGACGGCCCGGGTGGTGATCCGACCCTCGGGGACCGAGCCGAAGCTCAAGGCGTACCTCGAAGTGGTCGAACCGGTCGGGGACGGGGACGTGGCCGCGGCCCGGAGCCGCGCCTCCGCCGGGCTGGGTGCCCTGCGTGCGGAGATCGCGGCCGTCCTCGGCGTCTGATCCACCGGCCCGGGCGTTCCAGGGGCTCTCAGGAGACCTTAGGAGCGCCCAGGGCGGCCGAGATCGCCCGGCCCAGGGTGAGGACCACCAGCGCGACGCTGGGGCGGACGATCGAGTCCTCCATGCTGGCGCCGCCGGCGAAGCCGGCCCCGGCCGAGATCGCCTCGAGCCGGCGGTGGGCCTGCTCGGCCTCCTCCGGCGGAAGCTTCAGCGCCGGCTCCATCCGGGCGGCGCAGAGCAGGGTGGCCAGCGCCGCGGTGCGCTCGTCCGGCACCGTGTCGGTGGTCAGGGCGGTCTTCAGGCGGCCCCGGATCTCGGTCTCGAACGCGTGGTCGGTGGTCGGGTAGCGGTGCACGTGAATGAACTCGAGCTGGGTCTCGTCCACGTCCTTGATCACGCCGCGGGCGCACAGGTCCTCCAGGACCCGGGTGCGCAGCCGGTGCCGCAGGCGCTGCAGCCACTGGGCGGGGGTGTGCGGCGGGTCGCCGGCCAATTTGGTGAGCACCGCGTCGGCGATCGTGTCCCCGATCGGCGTCGCGTCCTTGACCTGCAGGTAACCGTCGACATAGGCGACCCGGCCCGCCAGCGCGAGATCGATCAGCACAGCCGCGGCCATGCCAAGATCGAGCCCGATCCGGGAACCGGTCGCTTTGCCCGTCTGATCGTCGTACGCGAGAAGTAGGAGTTCCTCGGCGAGCGGAATGGAGGTCATGGACAAAACATAACGGCTCAGCGCTCCACCGACAGCAGCCAGTCGACCAGGTTCGCGGAAGCCCGCCCGGCGGCCCGGGGTCCGTGGGCCGCGGCGAAACTCTTCGTAGCCGCCGCATAATCCGCCGTGACCGTTTCCAGATCCCGCAAAGCGTCCGCCACCTCGGCCGACGTGCTCAGCAGCGGTCCGGGAGCCGATGACTCGACGTCGAGGTTGAGGCCCGGGGAGGATCGGAAATCCGCCAGATCGGGTACGTACAGCAGGACCGGTCGGCCGGTGGCCGAGTAGTCGGCGATCAGCGACGAGTAGTCGGAGATGAGTACCCCGACGGCGGGTAGAAGATCACTCGCCCGGGGCAGGGTGGACACGTCCAGCACCCCGTCGGCCAGCCCGGCCACGTCGTCGTGCAGTGCCGGATGGCGGCGGACCAGCAGCCGGTGGCCGGCCGGCAGGGCGTCCGCCACCAGGCGCAGGTCGAGCAGCCGGCCCGGGTCGCTCCAGCCCCGCTTGCGCAGGTCCATCAGGCGGCGGGTGGGGGCGTAGAGGACGAACCGGGTCGCCGGGTCCAGCCCGAGCCGCTCGGCGAGCGCGATCCGGGCGCTCTCGTGGTCGCGGTGCTCCAGCACGTCCGCCGCGGGGCGCCCGAACTCCAGGACCGGGCCGTCGAAGCGCAGCTCCTGGCGCAGCACCGGGGTGGCGTCCCGGCCCGGCGAGGCGACCGCGGTCCACTTCCCGGCGTCCGCGGTGAGCTGCTCGATCAGCGTCGCGCCGTACGGATGAGCCGCCGCCAGCGCCCCGAACCGGGCCACCGGCCAGCCCCCGGCCAGCCGCAGCACGGTCTGCCCGGCGCGCGGCCGGAACCAGCGGGGCAGGTCGTCGTTCGTGATGATCCAGCGGCTGGTGGCCAGCGCGGCCCGCCACTGCTCGCCGCCGAGCCGCACCCCGGTGGCCCCGTCCGGGACCGGCTCGCCGTGCTCGGCCGTCCAGAGCGCGACCGGCGCGCCCGGCCGGCCGATCAGCTCGTCCAGCAGCGCGGCCGGGTCGTCGAAGTAGCGCCGGCCGGGCGCGGCGTCGAAGAGCACCACGTCCCGCAGCGGGAGTTCGGCCCCCGGCGCCGACGTGACCTCGGCCGCCGCCACCGACACGGTGATCCGCTCGGCGGGCGCCCGGCGCAGCGCGATCCGGGTGCCGTCGGCGGTGGTGACCGCGCCGGGCAGCTCGGACCAGGCCTCGTCGGCGAACCCGAGCGGCGCGATCACCGGCCGGCGCTGCCCGTCGGCGCGGAACGTGACGTCCCAGACGCCCGACACCAGTGGCAGCGGGCCGGCCAGGGTGGGCACCGCGGTCAGGTCCACCACGGCCGTCCACGGGCCGTCGGCGGCCCGCAGCGGCACGGCCAGATCCTTGTGCCGGCCGCGCAGCCGCAGGAGCAGCTCGCCGTCGACCGGGCGGCCGCTGTCGCCGCGCAGGGTCAGGACGCCGGCCGGGCTCAGCTCGGCGGCGGTGACCACCGGGCCCAGCGGGCGGGTGCAGAGCCGGACCTGGCGGGTCTCCGAGACGGCCAGGTAGACCTCGTCGGCGCCGTACGCGGTCCGGGTCGCCCGGAAATCGTCGGCCGCCGCCAGCGGCACGGTCTTGCCGCCGGCCACCAGGTCCACGGCGAGGCGCTGGGTGTACAGGCCGGTCGCGTGGTTGTCATCGGTGCCCGGCAGCGCGACCGCGGCCAGCGGCACCCGGGCGGTGAACGTCAGGTCGTCGGCCACCTCGGCCGGGACGGAGTGCGCGACGACGCCCTTGGCCCAGCTCAGGTCGATCCGGGCGGGGTCCGCCGGGCGGGTCCGTAGCCGGCCGGTCAGCACCAGATCGGCGCCGTCCCGGTGGCCGCCGGCGAGCGTCCCGGCCGCGCGGGTGACCTGGATCCGCAGGTGCTTCTTGACCTCGACCGGGGTGACCCGGACCCCGTCGGCCAGGGTGTGGCCGGGCGGCATCGCGTTGAACTCGAGGGCGAGCCGGACCGGGAGCTTGCGCGGGCGGTGCAGGCCCTGGGTGGTCGCGCCGGCCACCGTCCAGGAGTTGCCGGCCAGCAGCGCGGCCGGGTCGACGACGATCCGGAAGCCGCCCGGGCCGGCCGCGCGGTGCGGGCGGGCCCAGAGCGGGATCCGGCGGCGACCGCCGAGCACCTTGAGCCAGTAAAGCCGGACCACGCCGGCGCGCGGGCTGCCCGGCGGGGTGGAGGCGGTGCCGATCAGCTCCAGCCGGCCGTCCCGCCAGGCGACGTCGTGGATGATCGCTTCCGGTCGCGCCGCGGTCCGGGCGGCGTCCGCGGCCTGGCCGTCCCGGTCGACGAGGGTGACCAGGTCGTCCATCCGGCGCTCGCGGACCAGCTGCCACTGGCGGCGGATCGCCGGCGGCTGGTCGGCGAGCGCGTCCGGGCCGGCCTGCTCCAGGTACGCGACGGCCAGGTCGAGGAACGTGTCCCGGTACTCCGGGGACGCCCCGGGCAGGAACTTCAGGTAGTTGCTGAGCTTGTCCCAGATCGCCTGGCGCTCGTAGACCCGGCGCAGGTCCGGGCGGCCGGCGTCGTCGAGCAGCTTGCGGGTCAGGTTCGTGGTGTAGAACCGGTCGACCAGGTTGCGCAGGTCGTTCTCGGTCTGGGTGATCGAGCGGACCGCGCCCTCGCGGGCCCGCCAGAAGTAGATCGGCTCGGCGACCACGGCGACCTTGCCGGCCAGGGCGTGCGCCGGGATGGTGACCGGCACGTCCTCGAACAGGCGGCCGACCGGGAACTCCAGGTGGTGCCGGTCGTAGAACTCGCGGCGGTACAGCTTGTTCCAGACCGTCCGGTCGCGCAGCAGCGCGTGGTCCCGGGAGACGTGCGCGGCCAGGTCGGTGCGCTTGAGCGCGTCCCGGTGCAGGCCACCCTGGTACGGCCCACGCGAGTTGAGCCGCAGCACCCCGCCGGCCGCGAAGTCGGCGCCGCCGTCGAGCGCCCGGACGAGCAGCTCGTAGCCGTGCGCGGCGACCACGTCGTCGCTGTCCACGAACGCCAGGAACTCGCCGTCGGCGGCCGGCAACCCGTTGTTGCGGGCCGCCGAGAGCCCGGCGTTGGCCTGGGTGATCACCTGGAAGCGGGGGTCGGCCGCGGCGTACTCGGCGGCGATCGCCGCGCAGCCGTCGGTCGAGCCGTCGTCGACCAGCACGACCTGGACGTCGGGGTAGGTCTGGGCGCGCAGCGAGTCCAGGCAGTCACGCAGGAACGGGGCCACGTTGTAGATCGGGACGACGACGCTGACCCGGCCGGGCACGTACTCAGACAAGGCGCTCCCCCAGGAAGACCCGGCGGACGACGCGCTCGGCGGCGTGCCCGTCCTCCAGTGAGCAGAACCGCTCGCGGAACCGGGCGCGGTACCCGGCCGCCTCGGCACTGTCCACCCGACCATCGCGGAACGCCTCGACCAGGTCGTCGAAGG encodes:
- a CDS encoding phospho-sugar mutase, translating into MAPEVDIDLRATAEAWLADDPDPVSRAELRELIDGLPATAGELRDRFAGPLTFGTAGLRGRLRAGPNGMNLAVVTRAAAGLVTWLAEQNGDGPLVIGYDARHGSLEFAEQTARVATGAGRAALLMPGVLPTPVLAYAVRALDAVAGVMVTASHNPPQDNGYKVYLGARLGGPAGSGAQIVPPADAGIEAAIRAVASAASVPLGDAGTVLDQKIIAGYVDSAAAVLTRNGPRDLAVAYTPLHGVGGETLVAAFAAAGFATPAVVADQAEPDPEFPTVTFPNPEEPGAMDHLVALAGSTGADLAIANDPDADRCAVAIPGAGGAWRPLRGDELGVLLADHLIRRGTPGTYATTIVSSSLLGRLCAARGVPYAETLTGFKWIVRAAEELAFGYEEALGYCVAPAMVRDKDGITAALTVAELAAGLKAEGRTLGDRLDELAVEFGVHATDQLSVRVDDLAEIGAAMTRARQDPPAALLGTALTEVTDLLPANDVLTFRTGTARVVIRPSGTEPKLKAYLEVVEPVGDGDVAAARSRASAGLGALRAEIAAVLGV
- a CDS encoding amidohydrolase, with protein sequence MTTALTAPEGADTAWPAPLPGADPLPGRLDRWLAARGAELVALRRHIHAHPERSHSEFETAALVARELTLAGLAPRLMPRGNGVICDIGEGDEVIAFRADLDALPLHDLKDVPYRSTVEKVAHACGHDVHTTILLGLGLALAQLNEQGELPGRVRLLFQPGEEAIPSGAPEVIAAGGLKDVAAIYALHCYPQLPAGLVGVRSGPFTAAADTVKVTLNGPGGHTARPHLTADLVHALGRVIVDVPALLDRRVDPRAGVSLVWGSVHAGQAFNAIPGTGEVSGTVRILNREAWREAPQMITKLIRDVVAATGAEVEVEYRRGVPPVINDRMATAIIAGAAGAALGADRVVEAEISMGGEDFSFYLEHVPGSMIRLGTAVPGSDVRHDLHQGDFDVDENCIGHGIRVMTHTALAALATAAF
- a CDS encoding serine/threonine-protein kinase; this translates as MTQIPTWSSGDAASLGGRAAPGTLIGGRYTLRAAVGHGGMGTVWRAADTLLRRDVAIKEVILPPGLAPSDRDSMYERTMREARAAAALQHPAVVQVYDVVHENGRPWIVMELLDARSLADMVIEDGPVSARVVAKIGIALLGALEVAHAHGVLHRDVKPANVLICNDGRCVLTDFGVARMPTDIQLTTPGMVLGSPHFISPERAMGQDFGPPSDLFSLGVTLYTAIEGRPPFDKGDPIETMHAVVEDPPAPVQRAGSLTPVLMGLLEKNPAQRMDVQTARTILRQQLAGVLASKAPPHMMTDPYSVVPATRPVSPPPAAETQAIPPQPSGQIGGRAMLSAGESLTDHLTKLEQQNSGGGRRRAPEPADAGYPTGMLPAHKIPQPTGPTSVIPPQSAWQQQNARPGTVVTSPAAKRRMALENVTRTVKDTSGRAMATFQGWPRNKQLAVGGGGVAALLAIILIFSLTGGGDKDQPQAQTPVGDAQSSAPAASGDVQTQAYKGNKAISVNVPAGWKRTAGGSYVDYIDPADKLRKVRVLAEAGKATPEKFVTSNAPTGLKKSANCPSPFKSIGTNTDVQMAGRPAAELEYTCGTGDTARHGIWRMTQVDGTMYSFFLTTPAAEFDDSKKYFDAMAESFQLNL
- a CDS encoding CDP-glycerol glycerophosphotransferase family protein, with product MSEYVPGRVSVVVPIYNVAPFLRDCLDSLRAQTYPDVQVVLVDDGSTDGCAAIAAEYAAADPRFQVITQANAGLSAARNNGLPAADGEFLAFVDSDDVVAAHGYELLVRALDGGADFAAGGVLRLNSRGPYQGGLHRDALKRTDLAAHVSRDHALLRDRTVWNKLYRREFYDRHHLEFPVGRLFEDVPVTIPAHALAGKVAVVAEPIYFWRAREGAVRSITQTENDLRNLVDRFYTTNLTRKLLDDAGRPDLRRVYERQAIWDKLSNYLKFLPGASPEYRDTFLDLAVAYLEQAGPDALADQPPAIRRQWQLVRERRMDDLVTLVDRDGQAADAARTAARPEAIIHDVAWRDGRLELIGTASTPPGSPRAGVVRLYWLKVLGGRRRIPLWARPHRAAGPGGFRIVVDPAALLAGNSWTVAGATTQGLHRPRKLPVRLALEFNAMPPGHTLADGVRVTPVEVKKHLRIQVTRAAGTLAGGHRDGADLVLTGRLRTRPADPARIDLSWAKGVVAHSVPAEVADDLTFTARVPLAAVALPGTDDNHATGLYTQRLAVDLVAGGKTVPLAAADDFRATRTAYGADEVYLAVSETRQVRLCTRPLGPVVTAAELSPAGVLTLRGDSGRPVDGELLLRLRGRHKDLAVPLRAADGPWTAVVDLTAVPTLAGPLPLVSGVWDVTFRADGQRRPVIAPLGFADEAWSELPGAVTTADGTRIALRRAPAERITVSVAAAEVTSAPGAELPLRDVVLFDAAPGRRYFDDPAALLDELIGRPGAPVALWTAEHGEPVPDGATGVRLGGEQWRAALATSRWIITNDDLPRWFRPRAGQTVLRLAGGWPVARFGALAAAHPYGATLIEQLTADAGKWTAVASPGRDATPVLRQELRFDGPVLEFGRPAADVLEHRDHESARIALAERLGLDPATRFVLYAPTRRLMDLRKRGWSDPGRLLDLRLVADALPAGHRLLVRRHPALHDDVAGLADGVLDVSTLPRASDLLPAVGVLISDYSSLIADYSATGRPVLLYVPDLADFRSSPGLNLDVESSAPGPLLSTSAEVADALRDLETVTADYAAATKSFAAAHGPRAAGRASANLVDWLLSVER
- a CDS encoding GPP34 family phosphoprotein, with the protein product MTSIPLAEELLLLAYDDQTGKATGSRIGLDLGMAAAVLIDLALAGRVAYVDGYLQVKDATPIGDTIADAVLTKLAGDPPHTPAQWLQRLRHRLRTRVLEDLCARGVIKDVDETQLEFIHVHRYPTTDHAFETEIRGRLKTALTTDTVPDERTAALATLLCAARMEPALKLPPEEAEQAHRRLEAISAGAGFAGGASMEDSIVRPSVALVVLTLGRAISAALGAPKVS